In Cyanobacteriota bacterium, the genomic stretch CTAGTTGTTCTTTAGTAAGGGTCGTAATTATAAATACTTCTTGATAGCTCTTGCCTTGACGAGCAATCAGCTTAAACCCACCCCGAATAGGCACAGAAACTTTCAATTGCAGTTGGGGAGCACGCCCTTTTGCACGTCCAATCACGGCTGGTGTAATGGTTTGGATTCCATTATAGGTAGTGAGCTGGTGCAGCACAGGGATCAATCCTGGGATGTGAGTAGAATGGTTCCAGACTAGCCTGCCGTTTTTAGAACTGGTCATAGGACAACAACCTTGGTGATGGATTAAGTTGACTATGAACCAACTACAAGTCCGATAGAGTAGATTTCATTCGATCCCAAACAATAACTTGTTCCCATAACACTTTATAGAGCTGTAATGGCTCATTTTTCCCTTTCACAGTCACTGGTAGCATCTTTTCTACAGGAAAGGTAGTCTCACCAATTTGGTCTAGGGTAGCTTGGGAGATTACAATTTCATCAGCTTGTGCAACACTACAAATGCGACTAGCAATATTCATGGCATCACCAATCGTTGCGTACTGAATCAAGTTTTGTGAACCAATGTTACCAGCGGCAACTCTCCCCGTGTTTAAGCCAATGTGAATGTGAATTTCTAGATTGCGCTGCTTTTTCCACTGCTGGCTAAGGTTACGCGCTGCCCATTGCATTTCGATCGCCGCCCAAACCGCTCTGGCCGCATCGTCGATCTTGCGGTAAGGCGCTCCCCAAACTGCCAGTAACGCATCAGCAATATACTTCTCCAAGGTGCCTTCGTAGCGAAAAACAATATCCTCTACCATGACCTTGAAGTAGTCATTTAGCATCTCTAGAACTTGCCGTGGCTCCATTTGAGATGACATCGCCGTGAAGCCGCTAATATCTGAAAACAGTGCTGTCACTTCCGTTTCTACAATCTTCAGGTCGCCTTCTTCCTCAATTTTGCGGGTGACGGCGGCTGGAAAAAAGCGCTCCAATTTGGCACGAATGACTGCCTCAGCTTGCATCTTTTTGATCAAGTTGGCATTTTCAAGGGCGATCGCAGCTTGATTCGCCAGAGCAGTTAAAAACTCCAAATCCTCCTCTGAATAGGTGTTAGACATAGATACGTTATCTACATACATCACCCCAATTACCGTATCGCGGGGTTTGAGAGGAGCGCACATACAAGCTTGAATCGTCTGAAATAAGATAGAGTCAGATGACTCGAATCGTGAGTCTACACTGGCATCGTTAGTGAGAATAGCCTCGCTATGGGTACAGACATAGTTGATGATCCGAGTGCTGTAGAAGTGAGCGTCAACATAGATGCCTGGCCGAGCCTTAGTAGCTCGCTGCTCCATCTGTCCTGTGGTCTCATTGAGCATCAGAATGGCAGCCCGATCAATCGCCATAATTTGAAACACAAGATTCAGTAACCGTTCGAGCAACACATCCGCAGAATCTGGTGAGGAAAGTTGCTTACTCACTTCCAAGAGAATTTTGAGTTTATCAGCCGTGCGCTTAGCATCATCTTGTTGCCGCAACCGTAACCCTGCACGGTTTGATGCAGTTTGTTCAGAGTCCAGCAGTTCCTGCATCTCAATCCGGGTTTTGTCGGGTGAAATTCTCCCTAGGATAGTTAACTCTTGTGCTGGCAGTTTAACCCCAGTGAGTGTATCTGTGGAGGGGGTGTCTAAATGATTGACGAATTTAAAAACGGCATTAGCCATGCGAATTACGTCACCATCCCGCAACTGGTGTTTTGTAATGCGGTGATCGCCAATAAATGTTCCATTACGACTATTGCAATCTACTAAGGTAGCCACATCTTGATCGAGGGTAATTTCAGCATGAAGGCGTGAAAGCCCTTTTTCAGCATCTGCAATCAGCACATAGCTACCCTGCCCCCGACCGATCGTATTAACTCCGGGGTTTAGTTTCCAAACAACTTGCTCTGCGGTATCAGGCTGGTGAATGAGGTAGGGCATAGTCCACTTCTTGGTTTAAGAAGATGGGCATCAATCTTTTCTTACTAATCTTGTAGCCATTCTAGTATCGGCTACAACTGGTTTACTGATAAATTCACTAGATTACAGCGTATTTTTATGCTGCTGATGATCGGTATTTTTCAATACTGCCTCAGCCTCATTCAGTTTGGCAATCGCCTGTTCAGCAGTCATTAACCGTTTGAGCACGACTTGCCCAATCGGCTGATTGACACTGGCGATCGCAGTGGGTTGCACCTCCACCATCAGTACCATATCCTCGACTTGGTACAGCCGCAGCGTTTCATTCTGCTCCAGAATACAAATATCTAACTGTTGAATGTAGGGTTTGCGTCGCCACGTTAAATCATCCCACAACCCACTTGGTTCCCACACCCGACCAACAGTCCATCCGTCTGACAAGAAAAAGTATTTCACAAGCAATCACTAAATTGATAGTGCGAATTTTAAGAGTTGAGCTACTATCTAGCCATCATAAAGCGATTGGGAACCAGACCATGAACAACCTTGCACAGGTGAAGCAAGTCTTGCGCATCACTACAATTACAGCGCTAGCATCGACTGCTCTTTGGGCGCAGTCTGACTTGGTTGATGCCCAAGCTGCTTACAACGGCTATGTAGGGGTTGGTGCAGGCTTTGGATTTACGGAAGGTGCTTCTGGTGAGCCTGCTGGCACATCAGTTGTAATTGCTGGTCGTCAAAAAGTGGGGCAGTTGCCTGTATCAGTACGAGGTCAAGTTTTCATCTTTAGTGGCACAACTGCTTTTGTACCAACTATTTCCTACGACCTGCAAGTTGGTTCTAACTCTTTGGTTTATTTGGGTGGAGGTGTGGCTTTAACAGAGGGAGAGCGTCCATCGCCAGTCGGTAATCGGAATGCATTTGTGTTGCAACCTGGTATTGATATTGGTTTGGGGGACAGTAATACACTGATCTTTATCAACGGTGTGTATGCCTTCAACGCCTACAAGGGCAATAATGGCAATGCCTTCTCGCTACAAGGTGGAGTAGGTCTACAGTTTTAAGCTTGCCTGTGCTTAAGTTTTGTGCTGATGTAATAGAGGTTGAAATTCATGAAAGGTTGGTCTGGCTCGTCGATATTAAGTGCCGTTGGGTTGGTGGGTGTGCTAGCTGGTGGGTGTTTAATGCTTACCAACCCTACTGCAAAGGCACAGCCTGCTTATGGTAGCTATATTGGTGTAGGTGCAGCCTATGGACTAACGAGTGGCGGGCCAGGGGAAGAGAATGGTCTAGGTGGTGTTGTAGCTGTTCGCTATAAGTTTTTAGAGCTACCAGTTTCGGTGCGGGCGCAGTTGTTTGCTCTCAGAGGCTCGACAGCATTTGTGCCTACAGTTTCTTATGATGTGCCGATTGGATGGCAAACTGATGTTTATGTTGGTGTTGGGGCATCAGTTACCGATGGTACGACCCCTTCGCCCGTAGGTAATCGGTCTGCATTTGTGATTCAACCTGGTATTGATTTTGCTGTGCCTAATAGTAATGTTGTGATTTTCGCTAACAGTGTATTTGCGTTTAATGCATTTAAGGGCAATGGCAACACGGCGATCGCTATTCAAGGTGGACTAGGGTTGCAGTTCTAAGTTTGCAAAATCTAGTGGTGGTATTTTGTTCAAGTAGCTATCTCTATGCAACGAGCAAGTCTAATTCCCTAGGATTGCAGGCTGACAAATACAACTGCGTGTAACGTTAGGTGTAGTTCGGCACACTTACTAAATTAGTGTTGAGGCTACGGCAGTAGAGTTGTTATAGTCGTTGTAGTTGGCTTGTCTCTACTTAGCTGTTAGTGAAAGACTGACTTTAGGTTTATTGCTGGCATAGGGTAGCAGGTAAGACTATTTATATTCCTGTCTTTTTGTATGGTTTTAGAAAAGATATGGAATTCTAGTGATAACGACTTCCTCACGGGCTAAATATACGGGCTAAATAGGCATATGGCACTTTCAACACGTGGACTGGTTCTTGGCGCAACTGCATTTGCAATCACAACGATCGGGATTACGGGTGCTGGCTTACACCTCTCCGAAGGTCAAGCCTTCTTTCAAGAAAGCCCCAAGGAGTTGGTTGACGAGGTTTGGCAGATTATTGACCGTAACTACGTTGATGGCACCTTTAATCAGGTGGACTGGAAGGCAGTGCGATTGGAATACCTCAACCGATCCTATGCCAACAAGGAAGAAGCCTATAAAGCTGTGCGGGAAATGTTGAAGCGCCTCAACGATCCCTACACCAGATTTATGGATCCAACCGAGTTTCGTAACATGCAGATTGACACCTCCGGAGAGTTGACGGGTGTTGGTATTCAACTCTCTCAGGATGAGGAAACTAAGAAACTAGTTGTGGTGTCTCCCATAGAAGATACTCCTGCTGCAAAGGCGGGAATTCTTGCCCGCGACATCATCGTAAAAATTGATGGCAAAAGCACTGAGGGCATGAATGTAGACCAGGCAGTTAACCTTATTCGGGGGCCTGTGAACACTCAAGTAACTCTAACCATTTTGCGTGGCGGCCAAGAGCGGGACTACGTGCTAAAGCGGGCTAAGATTGAAATCCACCCTGTTCGTTTCAGTGTTAAGGAAAGCGCTTCGGGTAAGGTTGGGTACATTCGTCTTAACCAGTTCAGCGCTAATGCTTCAGGTGAAATGCGAGATGCCATCAAAGCGTTGGAGCAGCAGCAGGTAGTGGGCTACATTCTAGACTTGCGATCGAACCCTGGTGGCCTGTTATATGCCAGCATTGAGATTGCTCGGATGTGGCTAAACGAAGGCACAATCGTATCTACGGTTAATCGTCAGGGGGTGACCGATCTAGAACGGGCAAATCGGCGTGCTCTAACCAACAAACCCTTGGTTATCCTCGTGGATGGTGGCTCTGCCAGTGCTAGCGAAATTTTGTCGGGGGCATTGCAAGATAACAAGCGGGCAATACTTGTGGGTACCAAGACCTTTGGGAAAGGTCTG encodes the following:
- a CDS encoding DUF2103 domain-containing protein, producing the protein MTSSKNGRLVWNHSTHIPGLIPVLHQLTTYNGIQTITPAVIGRAKGRAPQLQLKVSVPIRGGFKLIARQGKSYQEVFIITTLTKEQLEAAIAEILQS
- a CDS encoding GAF domain-containing protein, which translates into the protein MPYLIHQPDTAEQVVWKLNPGVNTIGRGQGSYVLIADAEKGLSRLHAEITLDQDVATLVDCNSRNGTFIGDHRITKHQLRDGDVIRMANAVFKFVNHLDTPSTDTLTGVKLPAQELTILGRISPDKTRIEMQELLDSEQTASNRAGLRLRQQDDAKRTADKLKILLEVSKQLSSPDSADVLLERLLNLVFQIMAIDRAAILMLNETTGQMEQRATKARPGIYVDAHFYSTRIINYVCTHSEAILTNDASVDSRFESSDSILFQTIQACMCAPLKPRDTVIGVMYVDNVSMSNTYSEEDLEFLTALANQAAIALENANLIKKMQAEAVIRAKLERFFPAAVTRKIEEEGDLKIVETEVTALFSDISGFTAMSSQMEPRQVLEMLNDYFKVMVEDIVFRYEGTLEKYIADALLAVWGAPYRKIDDAARAVWAAIEMQWAARNLSQQWKKQRNLEIHIHIGLNTGRVAAGNIGSQNLIQYATIGDAMNIASRICSVAQADEIVISQATLDQIGETTFPVEKMLPVTVKGKNEPLQLYKVLWEQVIVWDRMKSTLSDL
- a CDS encoding S41 family peptidase, encoding MALSTRGLVLGATAFAITTIGITGAGLHLSEGQAFFQESPKELVDEVWQIIDRNYVDGTFNQVDWKAVRLEYLNRSYANKEEAYKAVREMLKRLNDPYTRFMDPTEFRNMQIDTSGELTGVGIQLSQDEETKKLVVVSPIEDTPAAKAGILARDIIVKIDGKSTEGMNVDQAVNLIRGPVNTQVTLTILRGGQERDYVLKRAKIEIHPVRFSVKESASGKVGYIRLNQFSANASGEMRDAIKALEQQQVVGYILDLRSNPGGLLYASIEIARMWLNEGTIVSTVNRQGVTDLERANRRALTNKPLVILVDGGSASASEILSGALQDNKRAILVGTKTFGKGLVQSVRSLGDGSGLAVTIAKYLTPSGRDINKHGIDPNVVIELTEEQRKMLSRDRDKIGTMDDPQYAKAMEVLRRQILAAQQGTQASSPSDPTQN